A DNA window from Enoplosus armatus isolate fEnoArm2 chromosome 9, fEnoArm2.hap1, whole genome shotgun sequence contains the following coding sequences:
- the LOC139290354 gene encoding ferroportin — protein sequence MSQRADASQCGGVVVEFESDDIRDARAKKARSIPGSALIYLKGPKFLIYVSGALSMWGDRMWHFAISVFLIELYGRNLLLTAVFGLVVAGSVLLLGALIGDWVDRNPRNKVAHASLFIQNISVTVCSIVLMLVFLYKQRIEQIWDGWLTVVCYTVVIVLADVANLASTALTIAIQRDWIVVITGYNRGHLAGMNATMRRIDQVTNILAPLAVGQVMTLASNVVGCGFILGWNLVSLIVEFFFLSRVYRIVPALSIKPPAVEEDEDEDEVYLQRMERRRSQEEGNVAQPQPLTEGNCNTSLHLKEITDLPLCFRRFRWLVSTCKDGWRAYYRQPVFLAGMGLAFLYTTVLGFDCITTGYAYTQGISGSLLSLLMGVSAITGLMGTVMFTRLRKTYGLINTGIISSCLHLGCLLLCVCSVFAPGSPMDLSLLMPYITSNSSSELGGMTSQRQKHTYPLRGGSNQPLLPDRSSIHWTNNTVLFDNVPSGTAPESYISIILLFLGVITARIGLWSFDLTVTQLLQENICESERGVVNGVQSSMNYLMDLLHFIMVISAPQPQHFGILVIISVLFITTGHTMYFLYAHKAKRKRRLDT from the exons ATGTCCCAGCGAGCAGATGCCTCCCAGTGTGGTGGGGTTGTGGTCGAGTTTGAGTCCGATGACATCAGGGATGCGAGAGCAAAAAAAGCTAGGAGTATACCAG GTTCAGCTCTTATCTACCTCAAGGGTCCCAAGTTTCTCATCTATGTCAGTGGAGCATTGTCAATGTGG GGTGACCGCATGTGGCACTTTGCAATCTCTGTGTTCCTGATTGAGCTGTACGGCCGTAACCTGCTGTTGACTGCTGTGTTTGGATTGGTAGTGGCTGGGTCAGTGCTCCTACTTGGGGCTTTGATTGGAGACTGGGTTGATCGCAATCCCAGGAATAAAG TTGCACATGCATCTCTTTTCATTCAGAACATCTCAGTGACAGTATGTAGCATTGTGCTCATGTTGGTGTTCTTATATAAGCAAAGGattgaacagatctgggatGGATGGCTTACT GTGGTTTGTTATACGGTGGTGATCGTCCTGGCAGATGTGGCAAACCTTGCAAGCACAGCACTGACCATTGCCATTCAGAGGGATTGGATTGTGGTTATCACAGGCTACAACCGAGGTCACCTAGCTG GAATGAATGCAACCATGAGGCGGATAGATCAGGTGACTAACATCCTGGCCCCACTAGCAGTGGGACAGGTCATGACCCTGGCCTCCAATGTAGTTGGCTGTGGTTTCATCCTGGGCTGGAACCTTGTGTCTCTCATTGTGgagttcttcttcttgtcaCGGGTGTACCGCATCGTCCCTGCTCTTTCAATCAAACCACCAgcggtggaggaggatgaggatgaggatgaggtgTATctgcagaggatggagaggagaaggtCACAAG AGGAAGGTAATGTTGCACAACCTCAACCTCTGACAGAAGGTAACTGCAACACAAGCCTGCACCTAAAAGAAATCACAGACCTGCCGCTGTGTTTCCGGAGGTTTCGCTGGCTGGTGAGCACCTGTAAGGACGGCTGGAGAGCTTACTATCGCCAGCCTGTCTTCCTGGCAGGAATGGGTCTGGCTTTCCTCTACACCACAGTCCTGGGCTTTGACTGCATCACCACCGGCTATGCCTACACTCAGGGCATAAGCGGCTCTCTCCTTAGTCTGCTGATGGGTGTATCAGCTATCACAGGGCTGATGGGCACCGTGATGTTCACCAGACTCAGGAAGACCTATGGCCTGATTAACACAGGCATCATCTCAAGCTGCCTCCACCTGGGCTgcttgctgctgtgtgtgtgctctgtgttcGCTCCTGGCAGCCCTATGGATCTTAGCTTGCTGATGCCCTACATTACCTCCAACTCCTCTTCTGAGCTTGGAGGGATGACAAGCCAAAGGCAGAAACACACTTATCCTCTGAGGGGAGGCAGCAATCAGCCACTGCTACCCGACCGCTCCTCCATCCACTGGACCAACAACACTGTGCTGTTTGACAACGTGCCCTCTGGCACAGCGCCAGAATCTTACATCTCCATTATCCTGCTGTTCTTGGGTGTCATCACAGCACGCATTG GTCTCTGGTCCTTCGACCTGACAGTGACGCAGCTCCTGCAGGAGAACATCTGTGAGTCAGAGAGAGGTGTGGTAAACGGGGTGCAGAGCTCTATGAATTACCTGATGGACCTGCTTCACTTCATCATGGTGATCTCCGCTCCACAGCCACAGCACTTTGGCATCCTAGTTATCATTTCTGTATTATTCATCACCACTGGGCACACTATGTACTTCCTGTATGCACACAAAGCCAAGAGAAAACGCCGCCTCGACACATAA
- the LOC139290166 gene encoding sodium-dependent neutral amino acid transporter B(0)AT3-like yields the protein MDREAESAEQRRIPGLKEITERPKWDNKVQYLLTCIGFAVGLGNVWRFPYLCQIYGGGAFLIPYIIALVFEGLPLLHMELAIGQRLRLGSVGVWNSISPYLGGLGVASMAVSFLVGLFYNMILAWILWYFFHSFQSPLPWRDCPLNLNHTGYVRECEKSTPVNYFWYRETLNITPNIETSGSLQWWLVLCLACAWCLVYICFIRGIETIGKAIYVTATFPYLVLTIFLVRALTLSGATDGLIYLFTPNWETLKNPEVWLDAATQIFFSLSLAFGGLIAFSSYNAQKNNCERDALIVGCVNSFTSIYASIPIFAILGFKANENYNDCKNWNILALTNAFNIGNENITLENYDDWFNYLNTTDPSEVESLNLKTCNLQTFLDQSASGTGLAFIVFTEAVINMPGSQVWAVLFFVMLFSLGLSSMFGNLEGVLTPLLDLHMVPPWLPKEVFTGLICLTSFTVALIFTLGSGNYWLEIFNRFVGSMPLLIIAFFEIISVVYIYGINRFNDDIEWMTGRRPNMYWQATWRFISPLMLLVVFVAYIVVEAEKRPTYNAWNPDYVHFPLADVLHYPEWVFVICVLLSVLPVVSIPLVALYKFMGFLKKYIMNRHNQNPYANEFCQGEL from the exons ATGGATAGAGAAGCTGAAAGTGCTGAGCAGAGGCGGATTCCTGGATTGAAAGAGATCACTGAGAGACCAAAATGGGACAATAAAGTTCAATATTTGCTAACCTGCATAGGTTTTGCTGTGGGACTTGGTAATGTGTGGAGATTTCCATATCTGTGTCAAATCTACGGTGGAG GGGCGTTTCTGATTCCTTATATCATTGCCTTGGTGTTTGAGGGACTTCCTCTGCTGCACATGGAACTGGCCATCGGACAACGACTCCGCCTGGGAAGTGTTGGAGTGTGGAATTCAATCTCCCCATACCTGGGAGGCTTAG GTGTGGCTTCCATGGCAGTATCCTTCCTAGTTGGTCTGTTCTACAACATGATCTTGGCCTGGATCCTCTGGTACTTCTTCCACTCCTTTCAAAGTCCGCTTCCCTGGAGGGACTGCCCATTAAACTTGAATCATACTG GCTATGTAAGGGAATGTGAAAAGAGCACACCAGTGAACTATTTTTGGTATCGTGAGACACTGAACATAACACCAAACATCGAGACCAGTGGGTCCTTACAGTGGTGGCTCGTGCTGTGTCTTGCATGTGCTTGGTGCCTCGTGTACATCTGCTTCATACGTGGAATTGAGACGATTGGAAAG GCTATTTATGTCACAGCCACCTTTCCGTATCTTGTTTTGACCATCTTCTTGGTCAGAGCCTTGACTCTGTCCGGGGCCACCGACGGCTTAATATATCTCTTCACGCCAAAT TGGGAAACCCTGAAAAACCCTGAGGTCTGGTTGGATGCTGCTACTCagatctttttctctttgtctttggcCTTTGGGGGACTTATTGCTTTTTCCAGTTATAATGCGCAGAA GAACAATTGCGAGAGAGATGCCCTAATTGTTGGATGTGTGAACAGTTTTACGTCAATATATGCATCAATTCCTATTTTTGCCATTCTTGGAtttaaagcaaatgaaaatTACAATGACTGCAAAAATTG GAACATACTAGCACTGACAAATGCATTTAACAttggaaatgaaaacataactCTTGAAAACTACGATGACTGGTTTAACTATCTCAACACAACTGATCCCTCAGAGGTCGAGAGCCTCAATCTAAAGACCTGTAATCTACAGACTTTCTTGGACCAG AGCGCCTCTGGAACTGGACTGGCTTTCATTGTGTTTACTGAGGCTGTGATAAACATGCCAGGCTCTCAGGTGTGGGCGGTGCTCTTCTTTGTCATGCTCTTCAGCCTCGGCCTGTCCTCCATGTTTGGAAATCTAGAGGGGGTACTTACTCCCCTGCTGGACCTGCACATGGTTCCACCCTGGCTTCCTAAGGAGGTTTTCACAG GGTTAATTTGCCTCACCTCCTTTACTGTGGCCCTCATCTTTactttgggctctggaaacTACTGGCTGGAGATTTTCAACCGCTTCGTGGGATCCATGCCTCTGCTCATCATAGCCTTCTTTGAGATCATCAGTGTGGTATACATCTATGGAATAAACAG ATTTAATGACGACATTGAATGGATGACAGGTCGGAGACCAAACATGTACTGGCAGGCCACTTGGCGCTTCATCAGTCCTTTGATGCTTCTGGTGGTTTTTGTGGCATACATTGTAGTTGAGGCTGAAAAACGACCAACATATAATGCCTGGAACCCAGATTAC GTGCACTTCCCCCTTGCTGATGTTCTGCACTATCCTGAATGGGTTTTTGTTATCTGTGTGCTCCTATCGGTCCTTCCTGTTGTCTCCATCCCTCTTGTGGCTCTCTACAAATTCATGGGCTTCCTGAAGAAGTACATCATGAATAGGCACAACCAAAACCCATATGCAAATGAATTCTGTCAGGGAGAATTGTAA
- the slc6a19b gene encoding solute carrier family 6 member 19b, translated as MKLKLPNPGLEDRILSHQQLDKLEEDEAGDRPKWDNKAQYMLTCVGFCVGLGNVWRFPYLCQSHGGGAFMIPFLILLVLEGIPLLHLEFAIGQRLRRGSLGVWATIHPYLTGVGIASMCVSLTISLYYNTIIAWILWYFFNSFQEPLPWSQCPMNANLTGIVSECEGSSPVDYFWYRETLNTTPTIEEDGGLQWWILLCHVCAWSVLYICIIRGIETTGKAVYVTSTLPYVVLTIFLIRGLTLKGSLNGVKFLFTPDLTELAKPSTWLDAGAQVFYSFSLAFGGLISFSSYNSVHNNCEQDAVIISLINGITSVFAATVIYTIIGFRATERFDNCLSGNIMALLNVFELAEGDITDSNYNQVVQRLNETYPEVIQELDLKTCNLNTFLSEGVEGTGLAFIVFTEAITKMPFSPVWAVLFFIMLFCLGLSSMFGNIEGVLVPLQDLKVFPKTWPKEAVTGVTCMLCCLVGLIFLQGSGNYWLSLFDTYGGSIPLLVVAFCEMVSVVYIYGIDRFNDDIKFMIGHKPNFFWQASWRVISPLIMLFILVFYFITKVSENLLYKAWDPESERFPTLEEKPYPVWIYVIIFVLAGIPSIAIPLVALWKCLKTKKSDKSHLYYISDQIQMNNETKKSPA; from the exons ATGAAGTTAAAGCTCCCCAATCCAGGCCTGGAGGACAGGATATTGTCCCATCAGCAGCTGGACAagctggaggaggacgaggCTGGAGACCGACCAAAATGGGACAACAAGGCCCAGTACATGCTGACCTGTGTGGGGTTTTGTGTGGGACTTGGAAATGTCTGGCGGTTCCCCTATCTGTGTCAGAGTCATGGAGGAG gtGCATTTATGATACCATTTCTGATCCTGCTGGTTCTCGAAGGAATCCCACTTCTGCATCTTGAGTTTGCCATTGGTCAACGTTTAAGAAGAGGCAGTTTGGGAGTGTGGGCTACAATTCATCCTTATTTGACAGGCGTTG GTATTGCATCCATGTGTGTATCTCTGACGATCAGTCTCTATTACAACACCATCATTGCCTGGATTCTCTGGTACTTCTTCAACTCATTTCAAGAGCCTCTGCCTTGGAGTCAATGTCCCATGAATGCCAACTTAACAG GCATTGTCTCAGAGTGTGAGGGGAGCTCCCCTGTGGATTATTTCTGGTACAGGGAGACCCTGAACACAACACCAACGATTGAAGAGGATGGCGGCCTGCAGTGGTGGATActgttgtgtcatgtttgtgCGTGGTCGGTGCTCTATATCTGCATCATTCGAGGGATTGAGACTACTGGGAAG GCTGTGTATGTGACTTCAACCCTTCCCTATGTGGTGCTGACAATATTTCTGATCAGAGGATTGACCCTGAAGGGCTCTTTGAATGGAGTCAAGTTTCTCTTCACGCCAGAT TTAACAGAGCTGGCAAAGCCATCAACATGGCTCGATGCAGGTGCTCAAGTTTTCTATTCCTTCTCTCTGGCTTTTGGTGGTCTTATTTCCTTCTCCAGCTACAACTCAGTGCA caACAACTGTGAACAGGATGCAGTGATCATCTCTCTCATCAATGGTATCACCTCTGTCTTTGCTGCAACTGTCATTTACACCATTATTGGCTTCAGAGCAACAGAGAGATTTGACAACTGTCTTTCTGG AAACATCATGGCATTACTAAACGTGTTTGAGCTTGCTGAGGGCGACATCACTGACAGCAACTACAATCAGGTTGTTCAACGTCTTAATGAAACATACCCTGAGGTTATTCAAGAGCTGGATCTAAAGACCTGCAACTTAAATACTTTTCTCAGTGAG GGAGTTGAAGGAACTGGTTTAGCATTCATTGTGTTCACTGAGGCTATCACCAAGATGCCCTTCTCACCGGTGTGGGCCGTCCTTTTCTTCATAATGCTCTTCTGTCTCGGCCTGTCCTCTATGTTTGGTAACATTGAGGGGGTTCTAGTGCCACTGCAAGACCTCAAGGTTTTCCCTAAGACATGGCCAAAAGAGGCTGTCACCG gtGTAACATGCATGCTCTGCTGTCTGGTGGGTCTGATATTTCTTCAAGGCTCAGGGAACTATTGGCTTTCACTCTTTGACACCTATGGAGGATCCATCCCTCTGCTCGTTGTTGCATTCTGCGAGATGGTCTCAGTGGTTTACATATATGGAATAGACAG GTTCAATGATGATATAAAGTTCATGATTGGACACAAACCGAACTTCTTCTGGCAGGCATCATGGAGAGTCATCAGCCCGCTCATTATGCTTTTCATCTTGGTCTTTTACTTCATCACTAAAGTTTCTGAAAATCTCCTTTATAAAGCCTGGGATCCTGAATCG gAGAGATTCCCTACACTGGAAGAAAAGCCATATCCCGTCTGGATCTATGTGATCATCTTTGTTTTGGCAGGGATACCAAGTATTGCTATACCTTTAGTTGCTCTCTGGAAATGtttaaagacaaagaagagcGACAAGTCACATCTCTATTATATCTCTgatcaaattcaaatgaacaatGAGACCAAAAAATCCCCAGCTTAG